A window of Polyodon spathula isolate WHYD16114869_AA chromosome 30, ASM1765450v1, whole genome shotgun sequence contains these coding sequences:
- the LOC121302735 gene encoding pyruvate dehydrogenase E1 component subunit alpha, mitochondrial-like isoform X2, with amino-acid sequence MRKMLSVISNVFKSSAGRNVARVVASRTYADFTTEATFDVKKCDTHRLDDAPPTKSVLTRDDGLKYYRTMQVIRRMELKADQLYKQKIIRGFCHLYDGQEACAVGIEAGINVTDHLITAYRAHGFAYTRGVPVKEILAELTGRRGGCAKGKGGSMHMYAKNFYGGNGIVGAQVPLGAGVALACKYLGTDQVCAALYGDGAANQGQIFEAYNMASLWKLPCIFICENNKYGMGTSVERASASTEYYKRGDFIPGLRVDGMDILCVKEATKFAADLCRAGKGPIVMELQTYRYHGHSMSDPGVSYRTREEIQEVRSKSDPISLLKDRMLSNNMASVEELKEIDVQVRKEIEEAAQFATTDPEPPLEDLCNHIFYNDVPLEVRGTLPWVKLKSVS; translated from the exons ATGCGAAAGATGCTGTCCGTCATTTCTAATGTGTTTAAGAGCAGTGCCGGCAGAAAT GTTGCCCGTGTCGTGGCGTCACGCACCTATGCTGATTTTACAACCGAAGCCACCTTTGATGTGAAG AAATGTGACACCCATCGTCTGGATGACGCCCCCCCCACCAAGTCGGTGCTGACCCGGGATGACGGTCTGAAGTACTACAGGACCATGCAGGTGATTCGCCGCATGGAACTCAAAGCAGACCAGCTCTACAAGCAGAAGATCATCCGTGGATTCTGCCACTTGTACGATGGCCAG GAAGCTTGCGCTGTTGGTATTGAGGCTGGGATTAACGTCACAGATCACTTGATCACAGCATACCGAGCACATGGGTTCGCGTACACTCGCGGGGTGCCTGTCAAGGAGATCCTGGCTGAGCTCACTG GAAGAAGGGGAGGCTGTGCCAAAGGAAAGGGAGGCTCCATGCACATGTATGCCAAGAACTTCTATGGTGGCAATGGCATTGTAGGAGCACAG GTACCCCTGGGGGCTGGTGTGGCATTGGCCTGTAAATACCTGGGCACTGACCAGGTCTGTGCCGCTCTGTACGGAGACGGTGCAGCTAATCAA GGTCAGATCTTTGAAGCCTACAACATGGCATCTCTGTGGAAGCTGCCCTGTATCTTCATCTGTGAGAATAACAAGTATGGCATGGGCACATCAGTGGAGCGTGCATCTGCCAGCACAGAGTATTACAAGAGAGGGGACTTCATCCCTGGACTCCGG GTGGATGGTATGGATATTCTCTGTGTAAAGGAAGCTACAAAATTTGCCGCAGACCTCTGTAGAGCTGGGAAG GGCCCTATTGTGATGGAACTGCAGACTTACCGTTACCATGGACACAGTATGAGCGACCCTGGGGTCAG TTATCGTACTAGAGAGGAAATACAGGAAGTGAGAAGCAAGAGTGATCCCATCTCTCTGCTGAAGGACAGGATGCTGAGCAACAACATGGCCAGTGTGGAGGAACTGAAG gagATTGATGTTCAAGTGAGGAAGGAGATTGAAGAGGCTGCACAGTTTGCCACCACTGACCCCGAGCCTCCTCTGGAGGATCTGTGTAACCACATCTTCTACAACGACGTACCATTGGAAGTGCGTGGCACCCTGCCCTGGGTGAAACTGAAGTCTGTCAGCTAA
- the LOC121302735 gene encoding pyruvate dehydrogenase E1 component subunit alpha, mitochondrial-like isoform X3: MIIADKQSLWVAAACASPCVQKCDTHRLDDAPPTKSVLTRDDGLKYYRTMQVIRRMELKADQLYKQKIIRGFCHLYDGQEACAVGIEAGINVTDHLITAYRAHGFAYTRGVPVKEILAELTGRRGGCAKGKGGSMHMYAKNFYGGNGIVGAQVPLGAGVALACKYLGTDQVCAALYGDGAANQGQIFEAYNMASLWKLPCIFICENNKYGMGTSVERASASTEYYKRGDFIPGLRVDGMDILCVKEATKFAADLCRAGKGPIVMELQTYRYHGHSMSDPGVSYRTREEIQEVRSKSDPISLLKDRMLSNNMASVEELKEIDVQVRKEIEEAAQFATTDPEPPLEDLCNHIFYNDVPLEVRGTLPWVKLKSVS; encoded by the exons ATGATTATTGCAGATAAACAAAG TCTGTGGGTAGCAGCAGCCTGTGCATCTCCTTGTGTGCAGAAATGTGACACCCATCGTCTGGATGACGCCCCCCCCACCAAGTCGGTGCTGACCCGGGATGACGGTCTGAAGTACTACAGGACCATGCAGGTGATTCGCCGCATGGAACTCAAAGCAGACCAGCTCTACAAGCAGAAGATCATCCGTGGATTCTGCCACTTGTACGATGGCCAG GAAGCTTGCGCTGTTGGTATTGAGGCTGGGATTAACGTCACAGATCACTTGATCACAGCATACCGAGCACATGGGTTCGCGTACACTCGCGGGGTGCCTGTCAAGGAGATCCTGGCTGAGCTCACTG GAAGAAGGGGAGGCTGTGCCAAAGGAAAGGGAGGCTCCATGCACATGTATGCCAAGAACTTCTATGGTGGCAATGGCATTGTAGGAGCACAG GTACCCCTGGGGGCTGGTGTGGCATTGGCCTGTAAATACCTGGGCACTGACCAGGTCTGTGCCGCTCTGTACGGAGACGGTGCAGCTAATCAA GGTCAGATCTTTGAAGCCTACAACATGGCATCTCTGTGGAAGCTGCCCTGTATCTTCATCTGTGAGAATAACAAGTATGGCATGGGCACATCAGTGGAGCGTGCATCTGCCAGCACAGAGTATTACAAGAGAGGGGACTTCATCCCTGGACTCCGG GTGGATGGTATGGATATTCTCTGTGTAAAGGAAGCTACAAAATTTGCCGCAGACCTCTGTAGAGCTGGGAAG GGCCCTATTGTGATGGAACTGCAGACTTACCGTTACCATGGACACAGTATGAGCGACCCTGGGGTCAG TTATCGTACTAGAGAGGAAATACAGGAAGTGAGAAGCAAGAGTGATCCCATCTCTCTGCTGAAGGACAGGATGCTGAGCAACAACATGGCCAGTGTGGAGGAACTGAAG gagATTGATGTTCAAGTGAGGAAGGAGATTGAAGAGGCTGCACAGTTTGCCACCACTGACCCCGAGCCTCCTCTGGAGGATCTGTGTAACCACATCTTCTACAACGACGTACCATTGGAAGTGCGTGGCACCCTGCCCTGGGTGAAACTGAAGTCTGTCAGCTAA
- the LOC121302735 gene encoding pyruvate dehydrogenase E1 component subunit alpha, mitochondrial-like isoform X1, translating into MRKMLSVISNVFKSSAGRNGAASEVARVVASRTYADFTTEATFDVKKCDTHRLDDAPPTKSVLTRDDGLKYYRTMQVIRRMELKADQLYKQKIIRGFCHLYDGQEACAVGIEAGINVTDHLITAYRAHGFAYTRGVPVKEILAELTGRRGGCAKGKGGSMHMYAKNFYGGNGIVGAQVPLGAGVALACKYLGTDQVCAALYGDGAANQGQIFEAYNMASLWKLPCIFICENNKYGMGTSVERASASTEYYKRGDFIPGLRVDGMDILCVKEATKFAADLCRAGKGPIVMELQTYRYHGHSMSDPGVSYRTREEIQEVRSKSDPISLLKDRMLSNNMASVEELKEIDVQVRKEIEEAAQFATTDPEPPLEDLCNHIFYNDVPLEVRGTLPWVKLKSVS; encoded by the exons ATGCGAAAGATGCTGTCCGTCATTTCTAATGTGTTTAAGAGCAGTGCCGGCAGAAAT GGAGCTGCATCTGAG GTTGCCCGTGTCGTGGCGTCACGCACCTATGCTGATTTTACAACCGAAGCCACCTTTGATGTGAAG AAATGTGACACCCATCGTCTGGATGACGCCCCCCCCACCAAGTCGGTGCTGACCCGGGATGACGGTCTGAAGTACTACAGGACCATGCAGGTGATTCGCCGCATGGAACTCAAAGCAGACCAGCTCTACAAGCAGAAGATCATCCGTGGATTCTGCCACTTGTACGATGGCCAG GAAGCTTGCGCTGTTGGTATTGAGGCTGGGATTAACGTCACAGATCACTTGATCACAGCATACCGAGCACATGGGTTCGCGTACACTCGCGGGGTGCCTGTCAAGGAGATCCTGGCTGAGCTCACTG GAAGAAGGGGAGGCTGTGCCAAAGGAAAGGGAGGCTCCATGCACATGTATGCCAAGAACTTCTATGGTGGCAATGGCATTGTAGGAGCACAG GTACCCCTGGGGGCTGGTGTGGCATTGGCCTGTAAATACCTGGGCACTGACCAGGTCTGTGCCGCTCTGTACGGAGACGGTGCAGCTAATCAA GGTCAGATCTTTGAAGCCTACAACATGGCATCTCTGTGGAAGCTGCCCTGTATCTTCATCTGTGAGAATAACAAGTATGGCATGGGCACATCAGTGGAGCGTGCATCTGCCAGCACAGAGTATTACAAGAGAGGGGACTTCATCCCTGGACTCCGG GTGGATGGTATGGATATTCTCTGTGTAAAGGAAGCTACAAAATTTGCCGCAGACCTCTGTAGAGCTGGGAAG GGCCCTATTGTGATGGAACTGCAGACTTACCGTTACCATGGACACAGTATGAGCGACCCTGGGGTCAG TTATCGTACTAGAGAGGAAATACAGGAAGTGAGAAGCAAGAGTGATCCCATCTCTCTGCTGAAGGACAGGATGCTGAGCAACAACATGGCCAGTGTGGAGGAACTGAAG gagATTGATGTTCAAGTGAGGAAGGAGATTGAAGAGGCTGCACAGTTTGCCACCACTGACCCCGAGCCTCCTCTGGAGGATCTGTGTAACCACATCTTCTACAACGACGTACCATTGGAAGTGCGTGGCACCCTGCCCTGGGTGAAACTGAAGTCTGTCAGCTAA